From a single Deltaproteobacteria bacterium genomic region:
- a CDS encoding histone deacetylase: protein MLRTGIVIDSRYQDHVTGRNHPERPARLGALLDLIETYRRPGLQRFEPRPATPEEIALIHASAHIGRVAATSGQERFSFDADTPVSAQSYATALLATGGLLTLIEAIMDREIDNGFALVRPPGHHAERNQAMGFCLFNSAAIGAQYLRDKFGLTRVLVMDWDVHHGNGTQHTFYDDPGVLYVSTHQYPYYPGTGAASEAGRGQGEGYTVNLPIPSGWGDAEYLELFHTVVDPICRQFAPEFVIVSAGFDAHARDPLGGMTVTEAGFGVMARILLRVARDHAQGRCAAILEGGYDLEGLQRSTAQVLDEMSGSALDAPLPALTLRGLLPQVWEVQQRHWERPRS, encoded by the coding sequence ATGTTGCGAACCGGCATTGTGATCGACTCTCGCTATCAGGACCATGTCACGGGGCGGAATCACCCGGAACGTCCGGCTCGTCTCGGTGCCTTGCTGGACCTGATTGAAACGTATCGACGACCGGGTCTCCAGCGCTTCGAGCCACGACCAGCAACGCCGGAAGAAATCGCGCTGATTCATGCCTCCGCACACATCGGACGCGTCGCCGCCACCTCAGGCCAAGAGCGGTTCTCCTTCGACGCCGATACTCCCGTCTCCGCGCAATCCTATGCCACTGCGCTCCTTGCCACCGGCGGTTTGCTCACCCTGATAGAAGCGATCATGGATCGGGAGATCGATAACGGCTTTGCGCTGGTGCGACCGCCCGGGCATCATGCCGAACGCAACCAAGCCATGGGGTTCTGTCTGTTTAACAGCGCGGCCATCGGCGCACAGTATCTCCGAGACAAGTTCGGCCTCACCCGCGTCCTGGTCATGGATTGGGACGTACACCATGGCAACGGCACCCAACACACTTTCTACGACGATCCTGGCGTGCTCTACGTCTCCACCCACCAGTACCCGTACTATCCGGGAACCGGCGCGGCCAGCGAAGCAGGCCGCGGACAAGGCGAAGGGTATACCGTGAATTTGCCGATTCCCTCCGGCTGGGGAGATGCGGAGTATCTGGAACTCTTCCACACTGTCGTTGACCCGATCTGTCGGCAATTCGCGCCGGAGTTCGTGATCGTTTCCGCCGGGTTCGATGCCCACGCGCGCGACCCGTTGGGCGGAATGACGGTGACCGAGGCTGGGTTCGGCGTCATGGCGCGTATTCTCCTACGGGTCGCACGCGACCATGCACAAGGACGCTGCGCCGCCATTCTCGAAGGCGGTTATGACCTCGAAGGATTGCAACGCTCCACCGCGCAAGTCCTCGATGAGATGAGCGGCTCTGCTTTAGATGCACCGTTGCCCGCGCTCACGTTGCGCGGCTTGCTCCCCCAGGTGTGGGAAGTACAACAGCGCCATTGGGAACGACCGCGCTCTTAA
- a CDS encoding alkaline phosphatase family protein codes for MKLHLWIACALVTFALVAAIFPALAKAEAASRHVVMISIDGLRPEIYLAPEQVGVKVPNLVQLRDQGVSAERMIPVFPSVTYPGHTTLVTGVTPATHGIVNNFKRGAEWYRSATDIKATTLWQAARKKGLVTAIVTWPASYGAEVDYLIPENLSFDVKDVPQLIRSGATPGLFERLESQLGAVQISSFEHAEAGEEVDRMTGKFAAAVLRQYQPHFLLTHFLDADHRQHFSGPASAESNHAFELIDQQVGTLRQAAQDAGILDSTTFVIVGDHGFVSVHTSININGLLAATGFGRVAADGTFSSPGIVATPIGGAAIFQLAQPNDKQLATRLASAFRAEIQQRYLGLVDFVSRDELELMGALPGAVFALAAKEGYMFTAAPNTTPLISASSFKGMHGYLPSMPAMATGFIVSGAGVRKDLRIPLVRMLDVAPTVATLLGVELGEATGLPIAGIFESSDPGVGLGLGIETKN; via the coding sequence ATGAAACTCCACCTGTGGATTGCTTGTGCTCTGGTAACATTTGCGCTCGTCGCGGCGATTTTTCCTGCGCTCGCCAAGGCCGAGGCGGCATCCCGCCATGTCGTAATGATCTCCATCGATGGCTTGCGTCCCGAGATTTATCTCGCCCCCGAACAGGTCGGCGTGAAGGTGCCCAATCTCGTGCAACTGCGAGACCAAGGCGTTAGCGCCGAGCGGATGATACCAGTCTTTCCTTCAGTCACGTATCCTGGCCACACTACGTTGGTGACCGGGGTCACTCCAGCCACGCATGGGATCGTCAATAACTTTAAGCGTGGCGCGGAGTGGTATCGCTCCGCTACCGACATTAAAGCGACGACGCTCTGGCAAGCGGCACGCAAGAAAGGACTGGTTACCGCCATCGTCACGTGGCCGGCGAGCTATGGGGCCGAGGTCGATTACCTGATTCCAGAAAACCTCTCGTTCGATGTGAAGGACGTACCGCAACTCATCCGTTCCGGTGCTACCCCCGGACTGTTCGAGCGTCTGGAGAGTCAGCTCGGCGCGGTACAAATCTCCTCTTTCGAGCACGCGGAGGCCGGGGAAGAAGTCGATCGTATGACCGGAAAATTCGCCGCTGCAGTCTTGCGCCAATACCAGCCGCATTTTCTTCTAACGCATTTTCTCGACGCCGATCATCGACAACACTTCAGCGGCCCAGCCAGCGCCGAGTCGAACCACGCCTTCGAGTTGATCGACCAACAGGTGGGAACGCTGCGGCAAGCCGCTCAGGATGCCGGTATTCTCGATTCCACAACCTTCGTGATTGTCGGCGACCATGGCTTTGTGTCCGTCCATACCAGCATCAACATCAACGGCCTGTTGGCCGCCACGGGATTCGGCCGTGTGGCGGCGGATGGCACGTTTTCTTCTCCGGGGATCGTTGCCACACCCATAGGCGGAGCGGCGATCTTCCAGTTGGCACAGCCCAACGACAAACAACTCGCGACACGGCTTGCTTCTGCATTCCGCGCCGAAATACAGCAAAGATATTTGGGGTTGGTGGACTTCGTCTCACGAGACGAACTGGAGCTGATGGGCGCGCTCCCCGGCGCAGTCTTCGCCTTGGCGGCAAAAGAAGGCTACATGTTCACGGCAGCACCAAACACAACGCCGCTGATTTCCGCCAGCTCGTTCAAAGGCATGCACGGCTATTTACCGTCGATGCCGGCTATGGCAACCGGTTTTATCGTCAGCGGCGCGGGCGTCCGTAAAGACCTACGCATTCCCTTGGTCCGTATGCTCGATGTCGCGCCAACCGTCGCCACACTACTTGGCGTCGAACTCGGCGAGGCCACAGGGTTGCCTATTGCCGGGATCTTCGAGTCCTCCGATCCTGGGGTTGGTCTTGGACTCGGTATCGAAACGAAAAATTGA
- a CDS encoding biopolymer transporter ExbD codes for MATNDKRRPLIAQINITPLVDVMLVLLVIFMITAPMLQQGVNVSLPKATAKPLGDVQTQVVLAVTSDGTVRIDGTPTAINDLPEKLTALLNPDPSRPVHVRADKDVPYGRVAEVMVAVQRAGAKKIGMVTDPGREKR; via the coding sequence ATGGCGACCAACGACAAAAGACGCCCCCTCATCGCCCAGATCAACATCACGCCGCTCGTCGACGTCATGCTGGTCTTGCTCGTGATCTTCATGATCACCGCTCCCATGCTGCAACAAGGGGTGAACGTTTCTCTCCCCAAAGCCACTGCAAAACCGCTGGGAGATGTACAAACCCAAGTCGTGCTCGCCGTAACCAGCGACGGAACGGTACGGATCGACGGCACTCCCACTGCCATCAACGACCTGCCGGAGAAGCTCACCGCGCTGTTGAACCCCGATCCCAGCCGTCCAGTACATGTGCGCGCGGACAAGGATGTGCCCTACGGTCGGGTCGCCGAAGTGATGGTTGCCGTTCAGCGCGCCGGGGCCAAGAAGATCGGCATGGTAACTGACCCAGGCCGGGAAAAACGCTAG
- a CDS encoding MotA/TolQ/ExbB proton channel family protein — translation MFVIGHFLSLSSWSIAVQTEIPGSLTGSVFALAANSDIVVKFVLFLLLASSIISWTIIFTKVYQLQTARKASSRFASLFWDTEDLSSIHTASLGLRTCPTAAIFHTGYQALQKESRKTATANEPPVASTQLSLGTIEQTIRRTQQEQEELLGRRLLHLATISSAAPFVGLFGTVWGIMNAFRGLSSAQVSSIQAVAPGIAEALIATAVGLAAAIPAVVAYNYFANRVQEFADAMESVTTRFLLLAQRHL, via the coding sequence ATGTTTGTGATTGGGCATTTTCTTTCTCTTTCTTCCTGGAGCATCGCGGTCCAAACCGAAATCCCAGGAAGCCTCACTGGGTCAGTGTTTGCTCTTGCCGCCAATTCCGACATAGTCGTCAAGTTTGTGCTCTTCCTCTTACTCGCCTCCTCCATCATTAGCTGGACCATTATTTTCACCAAGGTGTATCAACTCCAGACTGCACGCAAAGCTTCCTCGCGTTTTGCATCGCTCTTTTGGGACACGGAAGACCTCTCGTCAATCCATACCGCCAGCTTAGGTCTACGCACCTGCCCCACCGCCGCTATTTTCCACACCGGCTACCAAGCTCTGCAAAAGGAATCGCGAAAAACGGCAACAGCGAACGAACCTCCGGTAGCTTCCACGCAACTGAGCCTTGGCACCATCGAGCAGACCATCCGCCGTACCCAGCAAGAACAAGAAGAGCTGCTCGGGCGGCGCCTGCTGCATCTTGCCACCATCTCCAGCGCGGCTCCTTTTGTCGGACTCTTTGGCACGGTCTGGGGCATCATGAATGCCTTCCGCGGACTAAGTTCCGCCCAAGTCTCCTCGATCCAAGCCGTGGCACCCGGCATTGCCGAAGCCTTGATCGCCACCGCCGTCGGCCTGGCCGCTGCCATCCCGGCAGTCGTCGCTTACAACTATTTCGCCAATCGCGTGCAAGAATTTGCCGATGCCATGGAGAGTGTGACGACCCGCTTCCTCCTCCTTGCGCAGCGACACCTATAA
- a CDS encoding type II toxin-antitoxin system RelE/ParE family toxin: MYEIAYAEGVVEDLHGLRAYDRTRLLDRLEKQLQYEPTKKTKNRKPLPGIIPPWIYIDPVWELRIGEYRVFYDVDERALLLVVRAIRHKPPHKTTEDIL; the protein is encoded by the coding sequence ATGTACGAGATTGCCTATGCCGAAGGAGTGGTAGAAGACTTGCACGGTCTGCGAGCCTATGACCGTACACGCCTGTTGGACCGGCTGGAAAAGCAACTTCAATACGAACCCACCAAGAAGACGAAAAACCGCAAACCACTGCCTGGCATCATTCCCCCATGGATATACATCGACCCAGTCTGGGAATTGCGTATCGGCGAATATCGAGTGTTCTACGATGTCGATGAAAGAGCCCTTCTCCTCGTCGTTCGCGCCATTCGCCATAAGCCACCGCATAAAACGACCGAGGACATACTATGA